A single Anabas testudineus chromosome 10, fAnaTes1.2, whole genome shotgun sequence DNA region contains:
- the polr1a gene encoding DNA-directed RNA polymerase I subunit RPA1 yields MLFGKEVPWRRLEGMSFGIYSSEEIRKLSVKAITNSRFLDSVGNVAPNSLYDLALGPADSKEVCSTCCQDFNNCPGHLGHVELPLPVYNPLFFDKLYLLIRGSCMACHMLTCPRAAIHLLLNQLKLVDHGAMQEVYQIEHVLNQHLEENPKATGDEIEQVLKEFTNTVVAVDADGSENIKPIKHLVEKKSSLINDFWKVHMKTRKCPYCRSGRFTVRREHNSKLIVTMPSGVQTSDNTDDLIAGKRVYLTASTARDHTNKLWENEGVFLKCLFSGLEEVTTSQEGEKGFYPDLFFLEMLVVPPCRYRPINRLGDQMFTNGQTVNMQAVMKDCAIIRKLLALIAGEKSTQEEEAPEQTDQSFLSMIPGQTLTDKLYNIWIRLQTHVNIVFDSDMDKMMTEKYPGIRQILEKKDGLFRKHMMGKRVDYAARSVICPDMYIGTNEIGIPMVFATKLTYPQPVTPWNVKELRQAVLNGPNVHPGASMVINEDGRKTILSATNFTQREAVAKQLLTPCPGPHKMPMKIVNRHIKNGDVLLLNRQPTLHRPSIQAHCARILPGEKVLRLHYANCKAYNADFDGDEMNAHFPQSELGRAEAYTLVSTDQQYLVPKDGKPLAGLIQDHMVSGTRMTIRGCFFTRDQYTELVYRGLTDRPGRVKLLPPAVLKPQQLWTGKQVVSTLLLNVIPQKAVPLNLVGKSKIPSKAWIQVPPRAAPGYKPDSMCDSQVLIRQGELLVGVLDKAHYGSSAYGLVHCCYELYGGETSGKLLSCLARLFTAYLQLYRGFTLGVEDILVKPGANKQRKKVIKESLKIGTKALQAAFNLPPNVDQAEAQSRWQDAHLNPDQRDFSMADHKFKEVANQVNNEVNKVCMPVGLHTAFPDNNLQLMVQSGAKGSTVNTMQISCLLGQIELEGRRPPLMPSGKFLPCFQPYDPSLGAGGFVSGRFLTGIKPQEFFFHCMAGREGLVDTAVKTSRSGYLQRCVIKHLEGLVVQYDLTVRDSDGSVIQFLYGEDGLDIPKTQFLQPRQFPFIEENYEVIKRSQGLDKVLARLDPQSAAKHFAAIQRWKEKRDLACPRRGAFLLFSQKKLAKLKQTESDVHIRDAAITQVVQQWRSMDEASRSKYMKKSSPCPEPSLGLFRPDICFGSVSENFHNITEKYLQGRGQTSEDSLDTHSLRQLLHYKWQRSLCDPGEAVGLLAAQSIGEPSTQMTLNTFHFAGRGEMNVTLGIPRLREILMVASSNIKTPMMSVPVLNNKKALKRAKTLRKKLTRVCLAEVLQKVDVVESLRIDHHQKIRTFKVTFHFLPHDRYCDDKLLSPQQILHYMETRFFRLLLEAIKKRSAKLASIAVETRKATPKDKDTDDDGTAAAGLDDAEGEEEREIVDDQGNEGDADASDTKRKGKQEEEVDYESEEEDVGDDAEDKEGQEEDEEKVESSTVEEALPESAEIMVEKKKKKKRAKQGGQGEESLSQMRVNSVLESNPAIERYCYDHQHELWCEVDLVLPVSKVHFDLTSVLSTLAQNAVIMETKGLTRCLLSETTTKTGEKETILNTEGINMHEMFRHSDILDIKRLYSNEVHAMANTYGIEVALKVIEKEIKDVFAVYGIEVDPRHLSLVADYMCFEGVYKPLNRHAIRSNSSPLQQMTFETSYKFLKQATMLGSYDQLVSPSACLVVGKVVKGGTGLFELKQPLQ; encoded by the exons ATGTTGTTCGGAAAAGAAGTGCCATGGCGACGTCTGGAGGGCATGTCGTTTGGCATTTACTCCTCGGAAGAGATAAG GAAGTTGAGTGTGAAGGCCATTACTAACTCCAGGTTCCTCGATTCCGTTGGAAATGTGGCCCCAAACAGCCTGTATGATCTGGCCCTGGGACCAGCAGACAGCAAAGAG GTGTGTTCAACCTGCTGTCAGGACTTCAACAACTGTCCCGGACACCTGGGGCATGTAGAGCTGCCTCTGCCTGTATACAACCCACTGTTCTTTGAT AAACTCTACCTGTTGATTCGTGGTTCCTGTATGGCATGTCACATGTTAACATGTCCCAGAGCTGCTATCCACCTGCTGCTGAACCAGCTCAAACTAGTGGACCATGGAGCAATGCAGGAGGTCTACCAAATCGAGCACGTTCTCAATCAG cATCTGGAGGAGAATCCCAAAGCCACTGGAGACGAGATTGAGCAGGTGCTTAAGGAATTCACGAACACAGTAGTTGCAGTGGACGCTGACGGTTCAGAGAACATAAAACCA atTAAACACCTggttgaaaagaaaagcagtttgATAAATGACTTCTGGAAGGTCCACATGAAAACTAGGAAATGTCCTTACTGCAG gAGTGGCAGGTTCACAGTGCGCCGCGAACACAACAGTAAGCTGATCGTCACAATGCCATCAGGAGTACAGACAAGCGACAATACTGATG ATCTGATTGCTGGGAAGAGAGTGTACCTGACTGCCAGCACTGCCAGAGATCACACTAACAAACTATGGGAGAACGAAG gtGTCTTCCTAAAGTGTCTTTTTTCTGGGCTGGAGGAGGTCACGACATCGCAGGAGGGGGAGAAGGGTTTCTATCCTGACCTCTTCTTTCTGGAGATGCTGGTGGTCCCTCCTTGCAG gtATCGACCAATCAATCGACTGGGCGACCAGATGTTTACTAATGGTCAGACAGTCAACATGCAGGCTGTCATGAAGGACTGTGCAATCATAAGGAAACTTCTGGCTCTCATAGCGGGGGAAAAGAGCACTCAGGAAGAAGAG GCTCCTGAACAGACGGACCAGTCGTTTCTGTCTATGATACCCGGGCAGACATTAACGGATAAACTCTACAACATCTGGATCCGACTCCAGACACACGTGAACATCGTCTTCGACAGCGACATGGACAAAATGATGACCGAGAAGTACCCTGGAATTAGACAG ATCCTGGAGAAGAAGGACGGACTGTTCCGGAAACACATGATGGGCAAACGAGTGGACTACGCAGCACGCTCTGTCATCTGTCCAGACATGTACATAGGGACCAACGAGATAGGAATCCCAATG GTGTTTGCCACCAAGCTGACCTACCCTCAGCCTGTCACTCCGTGGAACGTGAAGGAGCTGCGTCAGGCGGTCCTTAACGGGCCCAACGTCCACCCTGGCGCATCCATGGTGATAAACGAGGATGGCAGGAAAACCATCCTATCAGCCACGAACTTCACACAGCGAGAGGCTGTTGCCAAACAGCTGCTGACGCCATGTCCTGGTCCACATAAGATGCCGATGAAGATT GTGAATCGTCACATAAAGAATGGAGATGTTTTATTACTCAACAGACAACCAACTCTGCACAGACCCTCCATACAAGCCCACTGTGCCCGAATCCTACCAGGAGAGAAG GTGCTCAGGCTGCACTATGCCAACTGCAAGGCATACAATGCTGACTTCGATGGAGACGAAATGAATGCTCACTTCCCCCAGAGCGAACTGGGCAGGGCCGAGGCCTACACGTTAGTCAGCACCGACCAGCAATACCTCGTTCCCAAG GATGGAAAACCTTTAGCAGGTCTGATCCAGGATCACATGGTGTCAGGAACGAGGATGACGATACGCGGCTGTTTCTTCACCAGGGACCAGTACACGGAGCTGGTGTACAGAGGACTGACTGACAGACCAGGCAGAGTTAAACTGCTGCCGCCGGCTGTACTCAAACCACAGCAGCTGTGGACAGGAAAACAG GTGGTGTCCACGCTCCTGCTGAACGTCATCCCACAGAAAGCTGTGCCTCTCAATCTGGTTGGCAAATCAAAAATCCCCAGCAAAGCATGGATCCAAGTCCCCCCACGTGCAGCTCCGGGATACAAACCTGACAGCATGTGTGActcacag GTGTTGATTCGTCAAGGGGAGCTGTTGGTGGGCGTTCTTGACAAAGCTCACTACGGCTCTTCAGCCTACGGGCTGGTCCACTGCTGCTACGAGCTGTATGGAGGCGAGACCAGCGGCAAACTGCTCAGCTGCCTGGCCCGACTTTTCACTGCTTACCTGCAGCTGTACAGAGGCTTTACTCTGG GTGTAGAGGACATCCTGGTGAAACCGGGAGCCaataaacagaggaagaaagtaATTAAAGAATCACTGAAGATCGGCACCAAG GCTCTACAGGCAGCATTCAACCTGCCCCCCAATGTTGATCAAGCAGAGGCTCAGAGCCGCTGGCAGGACGCTCACCTCAACCCAGACCAGAGAGACTTCAGCATGGCAGACCACAAGTTCAAAGAAGTGGCTAACCAAGTGAACAATGAAGTCAACAAG GTGTGCATGCCAGTTGGACTCCACACTGCCTTCCCAGACAACAACCTCCAGCTGATGGTCCAATCGGGAGCCAAGGGATCCACTGTTAACACTATGCAG atttcGTGCCTACTAGGTCAGATTGAGTTGGAGGGCCGTAGGCCCCCCCTAATGCCTTCTGGGAAGTTTTTGCCATGCTTCCAGCCATATGACCCTTCACTGGGCGCTGGGGGCTTTGTCTCTGGGAGGTTCCTTACAGGCATCAAACCACAG gagtttttcttccactgtatGGCTGGCAGAGAGGGACTGGTTGACACAGCTGTGAAAACCTCTAGAtcaggatacctgcagag ATGTGTCATAAAGCATCTGGAGGGTTTGGTGGTACAGTACGATCTGACGGTGAGGGACAGCGATGGATCAGTCATCCAGTTCTTGTACGGTGAAGACGGGCTGGATATCCCCAAGACTCAGTTCCTGCAGCCAAGGCAGTTCCCTTTCATAGAGGAGAACTATGAG GTCATCAAGAGGTCCCAGGGCCTGGATAAGGTTTTGGCACGTTTGGATCCTCAGTCTGCTGCTAAACACTTTGCAGCCATCCAGCGCtggaaggaaaagagagaccTGGCATGTCCACGTAGAG GAGCGTTCCTGTTGTTTTCCCAGAAGAAGTTAgccaaactgaaacaaacagagtcTGACGTCCACATCAGAGACGCCGCAATAACACAG GTCGTGCAGCAGTGGCGCTCTATGGATGAAGCCAGCAGGTCAAAATACATGAAGAAGTCGTCGCCTTGCCCAGAGCCCTCTCTGGGCTTGTTTAGACCGGACATTTGTTTCGGATCAGTATCCGAAAACTTCCACAACATCACAGAGAAATACCTGCAGGGCCGAGGCCAGACGAGTGAAGACAGCTTGGACACCCATAG CCTTCGCCAGTTGCTGCATTACAAGTGGCAGCGATCACTGTGTGATCCAGGTGAAGCTGTGGGTTTGCTGGCAGCCCAGTCTATAGGCGAGCCCTCCACCCAGATGACCCTCAACACCTTCCACTTTGCTGGCAGAGGGGAGATGAACGTCACGTTGGGAATACCTCG ACTGAGGGAGATTCTGATGGTGGCCAGCTCCAACATTAAAACACCCATGATGAGTGTTCCAGTGCTCAACAACAAGAAAGCTTTGAAGAGGGCCAAGACGCTCCGTAAGAAACTCACCAGGGTGTGTCTGGCTGAG GTGCTGCAGAAGGTTGATGTGGTCGAGTCTCTGCGGATTGACCATCACCAAAAGATAAGGACATTTAAAGTCACCTTTCACTTCCTGCCTCATGACCGCTACTGTGATGATAAGCTGCTGTCGCCCCAACAGATCCTCCACTACATGGAAACaag GTTTTTCCGTCTCCTCCTCGAAGCCATCAAGAAGCGCAGCGCCAAGCTGGCCTCCATCGCCGTGGAGACAAGGAAGGCCACGCCCAAAGATAAAGATACCGATGATGATGGCACGGCTGCAGCAGGG TTAGATGATGcggaaggagaagaggagagagagatcgTTGATGACCAGGGGAACGAAGGAGACGCTGACGCTTCAGACACCaagagaaaagggaaacaggaagaggag gtggattatgagagtgaggaggaggacgtAGGTGATGACGCCGAAGATAAAGAAGGTCAGGAAGAAGACGAGGAGAAAGTGGAGAGCAGCACTGTGGAAGAGGCTCTGCCAGAGTCTGCAGAAATAAtggtggagaagaagaagaaaaagaagagagcaaAACAAGGTGGACAAGGAGAGGAGTCCTTGAGCCAGATGAGAGTGAACTCTGTTCTGGAGTCCAACCCAGCGATAGAGAGATACTGCTACGATCACCAGCATGAACTCTGGTGTGAG GTCGACCTGGTCTTGCCAGTGAGCAAGGTGCACTTCGACCTGACCTCGGTGCTCTCCACACTGGCCCAGAACGCTGTCATCATGGAAACCAAGGGCCTGACTCGCTGCCTGCTGAGTGAAACTACAACAAAGACGGGAGAAAAAGAGACGATTCTCAACACAGAAGGCATCAACATGCATGAAATGTTCCGGCACAGTGAT atcTTGGATATCAAAAGGCTGTACTCCAATGAGGTTCACGCCATGGCTAACACCTATGGGATTGAAGTGGCTCTGAAGGTCATAGAGAAGGAGATCAAAGATGTCTTCGCCGTCTATg gTATTGAGGTTGACCCCAGGCATCTGTCGCTGGTGGCAGACTACATGTGTTTTGAAGGTGTATATAAGCCATTGAACAGGCACGCCATCAGGTCCAACTCCTCCCCTCTGCAGCAGATGACCTTTGAGACCAGCTACAAATTCCTCAAACAGGCGACCATGCTGG gatcATATGATCAGTTGGTGTCACCCTCAGCCTGCCTTGTGGTTGGTAAGGTGGTGAAAGGTGGAACGGGACTGTTTGAACTAAAACAACCTCTGCAGTAG
- the ptcd3 gene encoding pentatricopeptide repeat domain-containing protein 3, mitochondrial has protein sequence MAAPGRHVGHYIQRNSRFFLNNLEQLWGHRSFGWSPALRQQAAQANKDSTETIVIPRKKTWSKEAVLEALASTVNRDPTAYPYQFQDDPYLSPRNNNEFKMYSLSLESGRAAGKFFVNSNPKFFAKDFAEPHIPCLMPETVSPCLEEVSEEALKERINLRKVTAAVDMYDQLLQAGTAVSMETTHDLLDLICLYCDRNPVQEGGPQTENTEESGVETRSSRGRVRQVSDFMKTTWKEGNNAERIFNLLPEKDTRCYSALIRGMVMHGAYAKAFSMYTDLLNNRLTADVHIFNALISATPDVREKYERWELITDLLNQMSQQKVQPNLLTFNSVLKALRTCGTFPKSQALQTLNEMKAVGIAPSLATFNHLLAIFYKPGNSGQSSVDILQEVISQLAGCSLTCQDPDDVRFLSIAMKICLDSKDLELAYKVQSLVEVGENWRMLGDSYQSSIYYGRFFNLLCLMEHVDVVLKWYRRLIPSLYYPNPQGLKDLLQALDTDSRLDLLPTIWKDIRSLGHDNKLDVVEEVLTLMAREKHSPEVQESFAQCALDVKSVFDGESGRPSLNWSTSALSHITSLFLRANKTQQAWKMLQLFKSNNRVPPDWLMDDFLSVCRTDGSAQGAVDLVQLSAAFCLPATAQLAKRTVAEFDLTEEQRATLLELDSAGESSD, from the exons ATGGCGGCGCCCGGGAGGCACGTAGGGCATTACATCCAGAGAAACAGCCGCTTTTTTCTTAACAACCTTGAGCAGTTGTGGGGCCACAG GAGTTTTGGTTGGTCTCCAGCTCTGCGACAACAAGCTGCCCAGGCTAATAAAG ACTCTACAGAAACTATTGTCATACCCAGGAAGAAAACATG GAGCAAAGAGGCTGTTTTGGAGGCTCTGGCTTCAACTGTTAACAGG GACCCTACAGCATATCCATACCAGTTCCAGGATGACCCTTATCTCTCCCCCAGGAACAATAATGAGTTT aaaatGTACTCACTCTCCCTGGAGTCTGGGAGAGCCGCAGGCAAATTCTTTGTCAATAGCAACCCCAAGTTCTTTGCCAAAGATTTTGCTGAGCCACATATACCA tgtctGATGCCTGAGACAGTGTCACCATGTCTTGAGGAGGTGAGTGAGGAAGCACTGAAGGAACGAATCAACCTGAGGAAAGTTACAGCTGCTGTTGACATGTATGATCAGCTGCTCCAAGCcg GCACTGCAGTCTCCATGGAAACAACCCATGACCTGCTAGACCTGATCTGTCTTTACTGTGACAGAAACCCTGTCCAGGAGGGGGGTCCACAGACAGAGAACACA gagGAGTCAGGAGTGGAGACAAGAAGTTCAAGAGGAAGGGTCCGTCAGGTTTCAGACTTCATGAAAACCACGTGGAAAGAAGGCAACAACGCTGAGAGAATCTTTAACCTCTTGCCAGAGAAAGACACACGGTGTTACTCAGCTCTGATCAGAGGCATGGTGATG CATGGAGCCTATGCAAAGGCCTTCAGCATGTACACAGATCTGCTTAACAACAGATTGACTG CTGATGTCCACATCTTCAACGCTCTGATCTCAGCAACTCCAGATGTCAGAGAAAAATACGAGAGATGGGAACTCATCACT GATCTGCTGAACCAGATGAGTCAACAGAAAGTTCAGCCCAACCTGCTGACCTTCAACAGTGTCCTTAAAGCTCTGAGAACCTGTGGCACCTTTCCCAAATCACAAGCTCTGCAAACTCTGAATGAGATGAAGGCTGTAGGAATAg ctCCCAGCCTAGCTACCTTCAACCACCTCCTGGCAATCTTTTATAAACCAG GCAACTCTGGGCAAAGCAGTGTTGACATTTTACAGGAAGTGATATCACAGCTGGCTGGATGCAGTCTCACCTGTCAAGACCCTGATGATG TCCGCTTCCTCTCTATTGCAATGAAAATA TGTCTGGACAGTAAAGATCTAGAGCTGGCTTATAAAGTCCAGAGCCTTGTAGAAGTGGGGGAGAACTGGAGGATGCTGGGAGATTCCTACCAGAGCAGTATTTACTA tgGTCGCTTCTTCAACCTGTTGTGTTTGATGGAGCACGTTGATGTGGTGTTGAAGTGGTACAGACGGCTCATTCCCTCG tTGTACTACCCGAACCCACAGGGACTGAAAGACCTGCTGCAGGCTCTGGACACAGACAGTCGTCTTGATTTACTGCCAACTATATGGAAAG ATATACGCTCCCTGGGTCATGATAATAAACTGGATGTTGTGGAGGAGGTGCTCACCCTGATGgccagagagaaacacagtcCAGAG gttcAGGAATCTTTTGCACAGTGTGCTCTGGATGTAAAGAGTGTGTTTGATGGCGAGAGTGGGAGGCCCAGTCTGAATTGGAGCACCTCCGCCCTCTCACACATCACCTCCCTGTTTCTGCGAGCCAACAAGACTCAACAGGCCTG GAAAATGCTACAGCTCTTCAAATCCAACAACAGAGTCCCTCC TGATTGGCTCATGGATGATTTCCTGTCAGTGTGTCGCACCGATGGTTCTGCCCAGGGAGCAGTGGACCTGGTTCAGCTGTCTGCAGCTTTCTGTCTGCCAGCAACAGCACAGCTGGCAAAGAGAACAGTGGCTGAGTTTGATCTGACTGAAGAGCAAAG aGCCACTTTATTGGAACTGGATTCTGCAGGAGAGTCATCTGACTGA